In Streptococcus dysgalactiae subsp. dysgalactiae, the following are encoded in one genomic region:
- a CDS encoding YoaK family protein gives MSRKKRKKYQVYEGLRCAMMLCFISGYVNAFTYMTQGKRFAGVQTGNLLSFAIRLSEKQLEEALQFLLPMLVFMLGQSFTYFMHRWAQQKELHWYLLSSFILTGIAFGTALFTPFLPSNFTVAALAFFASIQVDTFRTLRGASYANVMMTGNIKNAAYLLTKGIYEKNQEITHIGRNTLIVILAFTCGVVCSTILSLTYDEYALTPILIPLLYVNYLLAQEFYHIQTKIKPIKRA, from the coding sequence ATGTCGAGAAAGAAACGAAAAAAATATCAAGTTTATGAGGGGTTGCGATGTGCCATGATGCTCTGTTTTATCAGTGGCTATGTCAATGCCTTTACCTATATGACCCAAGGCAAACGTTTTGCTGGTGTGCAAACAGGGAATCTGTTATCTTTTGCTATCCGTTTGTCAGAAAAGCAACTGGAAGAGGCGCTACAATTTTTACTTCCGATGCTCGTTTTTATGCTTGGGCAGTCTTTTACCTACTTCATGCATCGTTGGGCACAACAAAAAGAATTGCACTGGTACTTGTTATCAAGCTTTATCTTAACAGGGATTGCTTTTGGAACAGCCTTATTCACGCCTTTTCTCCCTTCCAATTTTACGGTGGCAGCCTTGGCTTTTTTTGCCTCTATTCAAGTGGACACCTTTAGGACTTTACGAGGGGCTAGCTATGCTAATGTCATGATGACAGGAAATATCAAAAATGCCGCCTATTTATTGACCAAGGGAATTTATGAAAAGAATCAAGAGATTACCCATATTGGCCGCAACACCTTGATTGTGATTTTAGCCTTTACCTGCGGAGTGGTTTGCTCCACCATCTTGTCCCTAACTTATGATGAATATGCTCTCACACCTATCTTGATTCCGCTGCTATATGTCAATTATTTATTGGCTCAGGAATTCTACCATATTCAAACGAAAATCAAACCCATTAAAAGGGCTTAA
- the metG gene encoding methionine--tRNA ligase: MKKPFYITTPIYYPSGKLHIGSAYTTIACDVLARYKRLMGHEVFYLTGLDEHGQKIQTKAAEAGISSQTYVDNMAKDVKDLWQLLDISYDKFIRTTDDYHEEVVAAVFEKLLAQDDIYLGQYSGWYSVSDEEFFTESQLEEVFRDEDGKVIGGIAPSGHQVEWVSEESYFLRLSKYADRLVAFFKEQPDFIQPDGRMNEMLKNFIEPGLEDLAVSRTTFTWGVPVPSNPKHVVYVWIDALLNYATALGYGQMDHANFDKFWNGTVFHMVGKDILRFHSIYWPILLMMLDLPMPERLIAHGWFVMKDGKMSKSKGNVVYPEMLVERFGLDSLRYYLMRSLPVGSDGTFTPEDYVGRINYELANDLGNLLNRTVAMINKYFDGTVPAYVDNGTAFDTELSQLIDAQLADYHKYMEAVDYPRALEAIWTIIARTNKYIDETAPWVLAKEDGDKAQLASVMAHLAASLRVVAHLIQPFMMETSTAIMAQLGLEPVSDLSTLTLAAFPANTKVIAKGTPIFPRLDMEAEIDYIKAQMGGSSAIFQEKEWVPEDVELKSEKDDIKFETFDAVEIRVAEVKEVSKVEGSDKLLRFRLDAGDGQDRQILSGIAKFYPNEQELVGKKLQIVANLKPRKMMKKYISQGMILSAEHGNQLTVLTVDPSVPNGSVIG, from the coding sequence ATGAAAAAACCATTTTACATTACGACCCCCATCTATTACCCATCTGGTAAATTACACATCGGTTCTGCCTACACCACCATTGCCTGTGATGTTTTGGCGCGCTACAAGCGCCTGATGGGACATGAAGTCTTCTATCTTACAGGACTTGATGAACATGGGCAAAAGATTCAAACCAAGGCAGCAGAAGCAGGCATTAGCTCTCAAACCTATGTTGATAACATGGCAAAGGATGTCAAAGACCTTTGGCAATTGCTAGATATTTCTTATGATAAATTTATCCGGACAACTGACGATTACCACGAAGAGGTCGTTGCTGCTGTTTTTGAAAAATTACTGGCGCAAGATGACATTTACCTTGGTCAATACTCTGGTTGGTATTCTGTCTCTGATGAAGAATTCTTCACTGAAAGCCAACTAGAAGAAGTTTTTAGAGATGAAGACGGTAAGGTTATTGGAGGGATTGCTCCTTCGGGTCACCAAGTAGAGTGGGTATCAGAAGAATCTTACTTCCTACGCCTTAGCAAATACGCTGACCGTCTCGTAGCCTTCTTTAAAGAGCAACCTGACTTTATCCAACCAGATGGTCGTATGAATGAAATGTTGAAAAACTTTATTGAGCCAGGTCTAGAAGATCTAGCAGTCAGTCGTACTACCTTCACTTGGGGTGTACCTGTTCCATCAAACCCAAAACATGTGGTTTATGTGTGGATTGATGCCCTCCTAAACTATGCGACAGCCCTTGGTTATGGTCAAATGGACCATGCTAACTTTGACAAATTCTGGAATGGAACGGTTTTCCATATGGTTGGAAAAGATATCTTGCGTTTCCACAGTATCTACTGGCCAATCTTGCTGATGATGCTTGATCTACCAATGCCAGAACGCTTAATTGCCCATGGTTGGTTTGTTATGAAAGACGGTAAAATGTCTAAATCAAAAGGCAATGTGGTTTACCCAGAAATGTTAGTTGAGCGATTTGGACTTGATTCTCTTCGTTATTACCTCATGCGTTCTTTGCCAGTGGGTTCAGATGGTACCTTTACCCCTGAAGATTATGTGGGACGTATCAACTATGAATTGGCCAACGATCTTGGTAATTTATTGAATCGTACCGTTGCGATGATTAACAAGTATTTTGATGGCACGGTGCCAGCTTATGTTGACAACGGGACTGCCTTTGATACTGAGTTAAGTCAGTTGATCGATGCTCAGTTGGCCGACTATCATAAGTACATGGAAGCGGTGGATTACCCACGCGCCTTAGAAGCCATTTGGACTATCATTGCTCGTACCAACAAATACATTGATGAGACAGCTCCTTGGGTGCTAGCTAAAGAAGATGGAGACAAAGCTCAATTGGCCAGTGTCATGGCACACTTGGCAGCCAGCTTGCGTGTGGTTGCTCATTTGATTCAACCATTTATGATGGAAACATCAACTGCTATCATGGCACAACTTGGTTTGGAACCTGTTTCTGATTTATCAACACTTACTCTAGCAGCTTTTCCTGCCAACACAAAGGTTATTGCCAAAGGGACACCGATTTTCCCACGTCTTGACATGGAAGCTGAAATCGACTATATCAAAGCTCAAATGGGTGGCAGCTCAGCTATTTTCCAAGAAAAAGAATGGGTACCTGAAGATGTCGAGCTCAAATCTGAAAAAGACGACATCAAATTTGAAACGTTTGACGCTGTGGAAATCCGTGTGGCAGAAGTTAAGGAAGTATCAAAAGTGGAAGGTTCTGATAAATTGCTTCGCTTTAGATTAGATGCAGGGGACGGGCAAGACCGTCAAATCTTGTCAGGTATTGCCAAATTCTATCCCAACGAACAAGAATTAGTTGGCAAAAAACTACAAATTGTTGCTAACCTTAAACCTCGTAAAATGATGAAAAAATATATCAGTCAAGGGATGATTCTATCAGCAGAGCATGGGAATCAGCTAACGGTTTTAACCGTTGATCCATCTGTCCCAAATGGAAGTGTGATTGGTTAA
- the nrdF gene encoding class 1b ribonucleoside-diphosphate reductase subunit beta → MTQHYYERSQSPIDYALSKTKKQLRSVNWNHLNDDKDLEVWNRVTQNFWLPEKVPVSNDLTSWRSLGEDWQQLITRTYTGLTLLDTVQATVGDVAQIQHSQTDHEQVIYTNFAFMVAIHARSYGTIFSTLCSSEQIEEAHEWVVSTQSLQERARVLIPYYTGNDPLKSKVAAAMMPGFLLYGGFYLPFYLSARGKMPNTSDIIRLILRDKVIHNYYSGYKYQQKVADLSPEKQTEMKTFVFDLLYELIDLEKAYLKELYDGFDLAEDAIRFSLYNAGKFLQNLGYESPFTEEETRVSPEVFAQLSARADENHDFFSGNGSSYVMGITEETTDDDWEF, encoded by the coding sequence ATGACTCAACATTACTATGAGCGATCTCAATCGCCAATTGATTACGCCCTATCTAAGACCAAAAAGCAGTTGCGTTCGGTCAACTGGAACCACCTCAATGACGACAAGGATTTGGAGGTTTGGAACCGTGTTACCCAGAATTTTTGGTTACCTGAAAAAGTCCCTGTTTCTAATGACCTAACCTCTTGGCGGTCTCTAGGTGAGGACTGGCAGCAATTAATCACCAGAACTTATACTGGCTTAACGCTGCTAGATACGGTGCAAGCAACTGTTGGAGATGTGGCACAAATTCAGCATTCACAAACAGACCATGAGCAAGTCATCTACACGAATTTTGCCTTTATGGTTGCCATTCACGCACGGTCTTACGGGACAATTTTTTCGACTCTTTGCAGCAGCGAACAAATTGAAGAAGCTCATGAATGGGTGGTTTCCACTCAAAGTCTACAAGAACGAGCGCGTGTCTTAATCCCCTACTATACTGGCAATGATCCGTTAAAGTCAAAAGTGGCAGCAGCTATGATGCCAGGTTTCTTATTGTACGGCGGTTTTTACCTTCCATTTTACTTATCAGCCCGCGGGAAAATGCCAAACACCTCTGACATCATTCGCCTTATTCTGCGGGATAAGGTGATTCACAATTATTACAGTGGCTATAAATACCAACAAAAAGTAGCAGATCTTAGTCCAGAAAAACAGACTGAGATGAAGACATTTGTGTTTGACTTGCTCTATGAATTGATTGATTTGGAAAAAGCTTATTTAAAAGAATTGTACGATGGTTTTGATTTGGCAGAAGACGCTATTCGTTTCAGCCTCTATAACGCTGGAAAGTTTCTTCAAAATTTGGGATACGAGTCGCCATTTACAGAAGAAGAAACACGCGTTTCACCAGAAGTTTTTGCCCAGCTATCCGCGCGTGCAGATGAAAATCATGACTTTTTCTCAGGAAATGGTTCTTCTTATGTCATGGGCATAACAGAAGAAACCACCGATGACGATTGGGAGTTTTAA
- the nrdI gene encoding class Ib ribonucleoside-diphosphate reductase assembly flavoprotein NrdI, with translation MAELIIVYFSSKSNNTHRFVQKLGLPAQRIPIDDSPVEVGVDYLLIVPTYAAGGSDAKGAVPKQVIHFLNNPTNRKHCKGVISSGNTNFGDTFAIAGPIISQKLQVPLLHQFELLGTATDVKKVQSIFARYRHQKHSKLKNRPMNTIQKGQPHVTPQ, from the coding sequence ATGGCAGAGCTGATTATTGTTTATTTTTCATCTAAGTCCAATAACACCCATCGCTTCGTGCAAAAATTAGGGTTGCCCGCCCAACGTATCCCGATAGATGATAGCCCAGTTGAGGTAGGTGTTGATTACCTACTGATTGTACCAACCTATGCTGCGGGCGGTTCAGATGCTAAAGGAGCAGTACCTAAACAAGTCATTCATTTTCTCAATAACCCTACTAATCGTAAGCATTGTAAGGGAGTGATTTCTTCTGGAAATACCAATTTTGGAGATACCTTTGCCATTGCAGGACCTATCATTTCTCAAAAATTACAAGTGCCTCTTTTACACCAATTTGAGCTATTAGGGACCGCTACAGATGTCAAAAAGGTGCAGTCGATTTTTGCCCGCTATCGACATCAGAAACACTCGAAACTTAAAAACAGACCGATGAACACAATACAGAAAGGACAACCTCATGTCACACCCCAATGA
- the nrdE gene encoding class 1b ribonucleoside-diphosphate reductase subunit alpha has translation MSHPNESYLSFNALTRFKKADGSYHFDSDTIAVERYLDEHISPNRMMFPSLEEKLAYLIKEGYYEQAIFDPYPDDVIKEAFQYAYQQDYRFLNLMGAMKFYQSYALKTLDGKYYLETVEDRVVMNALFLANGDQTLLFNLIKDMLHRRFQPATPTFLNAGKKRRGEYISCYLLRIEDNMESISRAIGTSLQLSKRGGGVALCLTNLREIGAPIKGIENQATGIVPVMKLLEDSFSYANQLGQRQGAGAVYLHAHHPEVLTFLDTKRENADEKIRIKSLALGLVIPDITFQLAKENKEMALFSPYDIKRVYGKDMSDISITEEYNKLLANPAIKKTYISARKLFQLIAELHFESGYPYLLFDDTVNQRNPHAQKGRIVMSNLCSEIAQVSTESTYNDDLSFKDIGEDICCNLGSINIAEAMADAKHFSQLITTSIRALDQVSRASDLSCAPSIEKGNAANHAVGLGAMNLHGFLATNHLYYDSEEAVDFTDLFFHTMAYHAFKASCQLAKEKGAFADFEQSTYADGSYFKQYVIEDAKPKTKRIAALLKSYGFQLPTVADWKALVRDIQTYGLANAHLLAVAPTGSISYLSSCTPSLQPVVAPVEVRKEGNLGRIYVPAYQINQENYAYYERGAYEMGPEPIIKIVAAAQKHVDQAISLTLFMTDQATTRDLNRSYIQAFKLKCASIYYVRVRQEVLAGSEQYDEDSQLDMVDKNGLTDTNNECQSCMI, from the coding sequence ATGTCACACCCCAATGAGTCATATCTCTCATTCAATGCCTTAACCCGATTTAAAAAAGCAGACGGAAGTTACCATTTTGATAGCGATACCATTGCTGTTGAACGCTACCTAGATGAACATATTTCTCCCAATCGAATGATGTTTCCATCTTTAGAAGAGAAACTAGCTTATCTCATTAAGGAAGGTTATTATGAGCAAGCTATCTTTGATCCCTATCCTGATGACGTTATCAAGGAAGCCTTTCAATATGCCTACCAACAAGACTATCGCTTTTTAAACTTGATGGGAGCCATGAAATTTTACCAATCTTATGCCTTAAAAACTTTAGATGGCAAGTATTATCTAGAAACAGTTGAAGACCGTGTGGTCATGAATGCTCTCTTTTTAGCAAATGGGGATCAAACGTTACTATTTAATTTGATAAAGGACATGTTACACAGGCGATTTCAACCAGCAACACCAACTTTTTTAAATGCTGGTAAAAAACGACGGGGAGAATATATCTCTTGCTACCTTCTGCGTATTGAAGATAATATGGAATCCATTTCACGGGCAATAGGGACCAGTCTTCAACTGTCCAAGAGAGGAGGAGGGGTGGCCTTATGCTTGACCAACCTTCGAGAAATTGGGGCACCAATAAAAGGAATTGAAAATCAGGCAACGGGTATCGTTCCTGTCATGAAATTATTAGAAGATTCCTTTTCCTACGCCAACCAATTAGGACAGCGTCAAGGTGCAGGTGCCGTTTACCTACATGCCCATCACCCAGAAGTTCTTACCTTTTTGGATACTAAAAGAGAAAATGCCGATGAGAAAATTCGTATCAAGTCACTAGCCTTAGGGTTAGTTATTCCAGATATTACCTTTCAATTGGCAAAAGAAAACAAAGAAATGGCCCTCTTTTCGCCATACGATATTAAACGCGTTTATGGTAAGGACATGTCAGACATTTCCATCACAGAGGAATATAACAAATTGCTAGCTAATCCAGCCATTAAAAAGACCTATATCAGCGCTAGAAAACTTTTCCAATTGATTGCAGAATTGCATTTTGAGTCTGGATACCCTTACCTCTTGTTTGATGATACGGTCAATCAGCGTAATCCTCATGCTCAAAAAGGACGGATTGTCATGTCAAATTTATGTTCTGAAATTGCTCAAGTGAGTACAGAAAGTACCTACAACGATGATTTGAGCTTCAAAGACATTGGAGAAGACATTTGTTGTAATCTGGGGTCAATCAATATCGCTGAAGCCATGGCTGATGCCAAACACTTTAGCCAGCTAATCACGACAAGTATCAGAGCTTTAGATCAAGTATCAAGAGCTTCTGATTTGTCTTGCGCCCCTTCTATTGAAAAAGGCAATGCAGCTAATCACGCTGTTGGCCTAGGAGCAATGAATTTACATGGCTTTTTGGCAACCAATCATCTTTACTATGATTCAGAAGAAGCTGTTGACTTTACAGATTTGTTTTTCCATACTATGGCCTATCACGCTTTTAAAGCCTCTTGTCAATTGGCTAAAGAAAAGGGGGCTTTTGCCGATTTTGAACAATCGACCTATGCCGATGGTTCTTACTTTAAGCAGTATGTGATAGAAGATGCCAAACCTAAAACAAAACGGATTGCTGCCTTGTTAAAAAGTTATGGCTTCCAATTACCAACTGTTGCTGATTGGAAGGCATTGGTAAGGGATATTCAAACCTATGGCTTAGCCAATGCACATTTATTGGCCGTTGCTCCGACAGGGTCAATCAGTTACTTATCTTCTTGCACTCCAAGTTTACAGCCAGTTGTTGCTCCTGTTGAAGTGCGTAAAGAGGGGAATTTAGGTAGAATTTATGTCCCGGCTTATCAGATTAATCAAGAAAATTATGCTTATTATGAACGTGGGGCTTATGAAATGGGTCCAGAACCCATTATTAAGATTGTAGCAGCAGCTCAAAAACATGTGGATCAGGCCATTTCATTGACTTTATTTATGACTGATCAGGCTACCACACGTGATCTTAACCGTTCTTATATTCAAGCTTTTAAACTAAAATGTGCTTCAATTTATTATGTTCGAGTGAGACAAGAAGTTTTAGCAGGCAGTGAACAATACGACGAGGATAGCCAGTTGGATATGGTAGATAAAAATGGACTTACAGACACAAACAATGAGTGTCAAAGTTGTATGATTTAG
- the brnQ gene encoding branched-chain amino acid transport system II carrier protein, which translates to MVKKGFLTGLLLFGIFFGAGNLIFPPALGVASGQDFWPAILGFCLSGVGLAILTLLLGTVTNGGYKTEMAQKFSPWFSLTFLVILYLTIGPLFAIPRTATVSFEVGLSPIVGHSPIALLLFSACFFVAAYLLAIRPNGILDSVGKLLTPAFALLILLLVLVGAAVYGHNDSAKTSVEYAGKAFGTGILAGYNTLDALAAVAFCLVATETLKKFGFQSKKEYLSPIWVVGIVTSVAFSILYIGLGFLGNKFPVPADVLADPNINKGAYVLSQASYHLFGSFGRFFLSVMVTLTCFTTTVGLIVSVSEFFAKSFRFGRYTFFASVFTFIGFLIANLGLNAVITFSIPVLTLLYPIVIVMVLIILMNKWVPLSKKGMSLTIGLVTLVSFIEVLASQFHQDTLTHLVELLPFHAVSMGWLLPTLLGLVVALLLPDKQKGTSFDLSQFD; encoded by the coding sequence ATGGTAAAAAAAGGCTTTTTAACAGGATTGCTTTTATTTGGCATTTTTTTCGGAGCAGGGAATCTCATTTTTCCACCAGCTTTGGGAGTGGCATCAGGTCAAGACTTTTGGCCAGCTATTCTAGGGTTTTGTTTATCAGGTGTTGGTTTAGCTATTTTGACCTTGCTTTTAGGTACTGTGACGAATGGTGGCTACAAGACAGAAATGGCTCAAAAGTTTAGTCCCTGGTTTTCGCTCACATTCCTTGTTATCCTTTATTTAACTATTGGACCCTTGTTTGCTATTCCGAGAACGGCAACTGTTTCTTTCGAGGTTGGATTGAGCCCAATTGTAGGGCACAGTCCTATCGCTTTATTGCTCTTTTCCGCTTGTTTTTTTGTGGCCGCCTATTTGCTTGCTATTCGACCAAATGGTATTTTAGATAGTGTAGGTAAACTCTTGACACCAGCATTTGCCCTGCTCATTTTATTACTTGTCCTAGTAGGAGCTGCTGTTTATGGCCATAACGATAGTGCAAAAACAAGTGTTGAGTATGCAGGAAAAGCTTTTGGTACTGGTATTCTTGCTGGTTATAATACTCTCGATGCCCTGGCGGCTGTTGCCTTTTGTTTGGTGGCTACAGAAACCCTTAAGAAATTTGGGTTTCAAAGTAAAAAAGAATACCTCTCGCCTATTTGGGTAGTAGGCATTGTCACCAGCGTCGCTTTTAGTATCTTGTATATCGGTCTGGGCTTTTTGGGAAATAAGTTTCCTGTCCCAGCAGATGTCTTGGCTGATCCTAATATTAATAAGGGAGCTTACGTGCTATCACAAGCTTCTTACCATTTATTTGGTTCCTTTGGCCGCTTCTTCTTAAGTGTTATGGTCACTCTGACTTGTTTTACCACAACGGTTGGATTGATTGTGTCGGTCTCTGAATTCTTTGCTAAAAGCTTCCGTTTTGGTAGATACACGTTTTTTGCTAGTGTTTTTACTTTTATTGGCTTTTTGATTGCTAATTTAGGTTTGAATGCTGTGATTACTTTTTCTATTCCAGTGCTGACTCTCCTTTACCCAATTGTTATCGTGATGGTACTGATTATTTTGATGAACAAATGGGTTCCCTTATCTAAAAAAGGAATGTCTCTGACCATTGGTTTGGTGACCTTAGTCTCCTTTATTGAGGTCTTAGCTAGCCAATTTCACCAAGACACCTTAACACATTTAGTGGAACTACTGCCTTTTCACGCTGTTTCAATGGGATGGTTGTTACCCACGCTTCTTGGCTTAGTTGTCGCTTTGCTATTACCAGATAAACAAAAGGGCACATCATTTGATTTAAGTCAATTCGATTGA
- a CDS encoding IS3 family transposase (programmed frameshift), which yields MPRKTFDKAFKLSAVKLILEEEQSVKMVSSTLEIHPNSLYRWVQEYEKYGESAFPGHGSALHHAQFEIKKLEKENKLLQEELALPKKVPGLLEAKPEIKFRFLKENSVSLNSHHACQTFQVSRSGFYAYLKRLPSSRHVENEALKEMIKAIFYEHKERYGSVRITQELCRRGMHVNHKRVGRLLHQLGFYAKESRYNYKYYNRRCSSLTRPNLVNQCFQATGKNKLWLGDLTYIPTQEGILYLSVFIDVYSRKIVGWAIGRRKQDKLVTEAFNQAYDREKPKEGVIVHTDQGSQYTGARFQALLRRKKCKSSMSRKGNPYDNALMEAFYRTLKRELVNNAHFATIEQAQLEIFKYIETYYNPKRLHSALGYLSPVEFEKIVTN from the exons ATGCCAAGAAAAACCTTTGATAAAGCCTTCAAACTCTCTGCTGTCAAACTCATCCTTGAGGAAGAGCAGTCTGTAAAAATGGTTAGTTCAACTTTAGAAATTCATCCCAATAGTCTTTATCGATGGGTTCAAGAATATGAAAAATATGGAGAAAGTGCGTTCCCAGGACACGGGAGCGCACTTCATCATGCTCAATTTGAGATAAAAAAACTTGAAAAAGAGAACAAACTGCTACAGGAGGAATTAGCTCTTC CTAAAAAAGTTCCAGGTCTTCTTGAAGCCAAACCGGAAATAAAATTTCGGTTTCTGAAGGAAAATAGTGTTAGCTTGAATAGTCATCACGCCTGTCAAACTTTTCAAGTTTCCCGTTCAGGTTTCTATGCTTATTTAAAACGTCTTCCATCTTCAAGGCATGTTGAGAATGAAGCCTTGAAGGAAATGATTAAAGCCATTTTCTATGAACATAAAGAGCGTTACGGAAGTGTACGAATTACCCAAGAACTTTGTAGACGTGGCATGCATGTCAATCATAAACGTGTTGGTAGACTCCTTCATCAGTTAGGTTTCTATGCTAAAGAAAGTCGATATAACTATAAATACTATAACCGTCGATGTTCTTCATTAACTCGTCCCAATCTTGTTAATCAATGTTTCCAAGCGACTGGTAAGAATAAATTATGGCTAGGAGACTTAACCTATATCCCTACACAAGAAGGAATACTTTATTTATCTGTCTTTATAGACGTTTATAGTAGAAAGATTGTTGGTTGGGCAATTGGCCGACGTAAGCAAGACAAGTTGGTAACAGAGGCTTTCAATCAAGCTTATGATAGAGAAAAGCCTAAAGAAGGGGTAATCGTCCATACAGATCAGGGGTCTCAATATACCGGGGCACGATTTCAGGCCCTACTTAGACGGAAAAAATGTAAGTCCAGTATGAGTCGAAAAGGTAATCCATACGATAATGCACTCATGGAAGCCTTTTATAGAACATTAAAAAGAGAGCTTGTCAATAATGCTCATTTCGCAACTATTGAGCAAGCTCAGCTTGAGATTTTTAAATATATTGAGACTTACTATAACCCTAAACGTCTGCATTCAGCTTTAGGGTATCTCTCACCTGTAGAATTTGAAAAAATAGTTACTAATTAG
- a CDS encoding type II toxin-antitoxin system HicB family antitoxin encodes MLVTYPALFYFDDTDGANAPYFVTFPDFEHSATQGEDMADAMAMASDWLGIHLADYIENGRDIPTPTPINTLSLADNNPFRDDEDIELIYDPSKSFISMVMVDVADYLGSQEPIKKTLTIPRWADTLGRELGLNFSQTLTDAIADKKIHA; translated from the coding sequence ATGCTTGTCACTTATCCAGCTTTATTTTATTTTGACGATACAGACGGAGCTAACGCCCCTTACTTTGTCACTTTCCCAGATTTTGAACATTCAGCAACTCAGGGCGAAGATATGGCAGACGCTATGGCAATGGCTAGTGATTGGTTAGGTATACATCTAGCTGATTATATTGAGAATGGGCGAGATATTCCCACTCCTACCCCTATTAACACCTTATCTTTAGCAGATAATAACCCTTTCCGTGATGATGAGGATATAGAGCTTATCTATGACCCTAGTAAGTCTTTTATTTCTATGGTTATGGTAGATGTCGCCGATTATTTAGGCAGTCAAGAACCTATAAAGAAAACTCTAACTATCCCACGTTGGGCGGATACTTTAGGGCGTGAGTTGGGGCTAAATTTCTCACAGACCTTAACAGACGCTATTGCAGATAAAAAAATTCATGCTTAA
- a CDS encoding type II toxin-antitoxin system HicA family toxin encodes MPMTQKEMVKLLTANGWTKTKGGKGSHVKLEKAGERPITIPHGEINKYTERGIKKQAGLL; translated from the coding sequence ATGCCTATGACACAAAAAGAAATGGTTAAACTTCTTACCGCCAACGGTTGGACAAAGACCAAAGGGGGTAAAGGGTCACACGTTAAACTTGAAAAAGCAGGCGAGCGACCTATAACCATTCCCCACGGTGAAATTAACAAATACACCGAAAGGGGTATCAAAAAGCAAGCAGGGCTGTTATAA
- a CDS encoding DUF1492 domain-containing protein translates to MFEINMTINEQLRNARDLKPFIENLEIELVQVREQFKSQPALLEPQETEILTAIREITARRQHMADLINQLSDKRQRDVLTAQYIKGIKTKNLANVLGMNDRELQNIRRKAIKSLEQLQNQLKQSET, encoded by the coding sequence ATGTTTGAAATCAATATGACAATTAACGAGCAACTAAGAAACGCTAGAGACTTAAAGCCATTCATTGAAAACCTAGAAATCGAGTTAGTACAGGTAAGGGAACAATTCAAATCACAGCCAGCACTACTAGAACCCCAAGAAACTGAAATACTAACAGCCATTAGAGAAATCACAGCTAGACGGCAACATATGGCTGACTTAATCAATCAGTTATCAGATAAAAGGCAACGTGATGTATTAACGGCACAATATATCAAAGGCATAAAAACTAAAAATCTAGCTAATGTATTAGGTATGAATGATAGGGAGTTACAAAATATACGCAGAAAAGCTATTAAGAGTTTAGAACAGTTACAAAATCAACTAAAACAGTCAGAGACTTAA